In Sinorhizobium numidicum, the following proteins share a genomic window:
- a CDS encoding sugar ABC transporter substrate-binding protein, producing the protein MKKFMLGTAMAVMMSTAAHAETIGVSMALFDDNFLTVLRNGMSDYAKTLDGVELQIEDAQNDVSKQQSQIQNFIAAGVDAIIVNPVDTDATAAMSKIAADAGIPLVYVNREPVNVDTLPEKQAFVASNEVESGTLETKEICKMLGGKGKAVVMMGELSNQAARMRTKDIHDVLATDECKGIEIVEEQTANWSRTQGADLLTNWLSAGLEFDAVISNNDEMAIGAIQALKAAGRSMDSVVIGGIDATQDALAAMAAGDLDVTVFQNAAGQGKGSVDAALKLAKGEPVEKKVYIPFELVTKENLANYQAKN; encoded by the coding sequence ATGAAGAAATTTATGCTGGGCACAGCGATGGCTGTCATGATGTCCACGGCCGCGCATGCCGAGACCATCGGCGTTTCGATGGCGCTCTTCGATGACAACTTCCTGACCGTCCTGCGCAACGGCATGTCCGATTACGCCAAGACGCTTGACGGCGTGGAATTGCAGATTGAAGACGCGCAGAACGACGTTTCCAAGCAGCAGAGCCAGATCCAGAACTTCATCGCAGCCGGTGTCGACGCGATTATCGTCAATCCGGTCGACACGGACGCGACAGCCGCCATGTCGAAGATTGCCGCGGATGCCGGCATTCCGCTCGTCTATGTCAACCGCGAGCCGGTGAACGTCGACACACTTCCGGAAAAGCAGGCTTTCGTGGCTTCGAACGAAGTGGAATCCGGCACGCTGGAAACCAAGGAAATCTGCAAGATGCTCGGCGGCAAAGGCAAAGCCGTCGTGATGATGGGCGAACTCTCCAACCAGGCTGCGCGTATGCGCACGAAAGACATTCACGACGTGCTTGCGACCGACGAGTGCAAGGGCATCGAGATCGTCGAAGAGCAGACCGCGAACTGGTCGCGCACCCAGGGCGCCGATCTCTTGACAAACTGGCTTTCCGCCGGCCTCGAGTTCGACGCCGTCATTTCGAACAACGACGAAATGGCGATCGGCGCCATCCAGGCGCTGAAGGCAGCGGGACGCTCGATGGACTCCGTCGTCATCGGCGGCATCGATGCCACCCAGGATGCGCTCGCAGCGATGGCAGCCGGTGACCTCGACGTGACGGTCTTCCAGAACGCCGCCGGTCAGGGCAAGGGTTCGGTCGATGCCGCCCTCAAGCTCGCCAAAGGCGAACCGGTCGAAAAGAAGGTCTACATTCCCTTCGAACTCGTAACGAAGGAAAACCTGGCCAACTATCAGGCGAAGAACTGA
- a CDS encoding TIM barrel protein, with amino-acid sequence MTALPFALNHMATPGLSLEAFFALAKSLGISAVEIRNDLSGNAIIDGTRPEDVKALAQRHAVTIISINALQRFNEWNAAREAEARELISYARDCGAKALVLVPVNDGSGQKEGERQANLRTALKALKPMLESAGILGLVEPLGFEICSLRSKTEAAEAIREIGGTTFRLVHDTFHHHLAGEDAIFPDLTGLVHISGVSDKAVTVADMRDPHRVLVDAEDRLDNAGQIRRLRAEGYKGPFSFEPFAPSVHGLGDPAKALRESMEYLQSRT; translated from the coding sequence ATGACCGCCCTTCCTTTCGCGCTCAACCACATGGCCACGCCCGGCCTATCGCTTGAGGCGTTCTTCGCGCTCGCCAAATCGCTCGGCATTTCCGCCGTGGAAATTCGCAACGACCTTTCCGGCAACGCGATCATTGACGGGACGAGGCCGGAGGATGTTAAGGCGCTGGCTCAAAGGCACGCTGTGACGATCATTTCCATCAACGCCTTACAGCGTTTCAACGAATGGAATGCGGCACGTGAAGCGGAAGCACGCGAACTTATTTCTTATGCGCGTGATTGCGGCGCGAAAGCTCTGGTTTTAGTGCCGGTCAACGACGGCAGCGGCCAGAAGGAAGGCGAGCGCCAGGCGAATCTCAGGACGGCGCTAAAGGCGCTGAAGCCGATGCTCGAGTCAGCGGGTATCCTCGGCCTCGTAGAGCCACTCGGCTTTGAAATCTGCTCTCTGCGTTCGAAAACGGAAGCCGCCGAGGCGATCCGCGAGATCGGCGGAACGACCTTCCGTCTGGTGCACGATACGTTCCACCACCACCTCGCCGGCGAGGATGCGATCTTCCCCGACCTCACCGGTCTCGTGCACATTTCCGGCGTCAGCGACAAGGCCGTGACCGTTGCCGACATGCGCGATCCGCACCGCGTCCTGGTCGATGCCGAAGACAGGCTGGACAATGCTGGTCAGATCCGTCGCCTTCGCGCAGAAGGCTACAAAGGCCCCTTTTCCTTCGAACCGTTCGCGCCTTCCGTGCATGGTCTCGGCGATCCAGCGAAGGCACTCCGCGAGAGCATGGAATATCTTCAGTCCCGCACTTGA